One stretch of Chryseobacterium indologenes DNA includes these proteins:
- a CDS encoding TonB-dependent siderophore receptor — MKNVLICASALGTMLVSAQKKDSLTTKSIDEVVISTYVKKDSDYSNKMPLKAIEDPQVYSSIGKGVLENQLLFTVDDAFRNVAGAQKMWSATNRAGDGGIFLNLRGFVAGNSIRNGMVAPITTSMDAINIERIEILKGPSATLFGSNVTSYGGVVNRITKKPYETFGGALSLAGGSYNYYRVQADVNAPVTNDKKLLFRLNTAYTNQGTFQKTNAKNSFYAFTPSLTYRPTENLEINAELEMFETNAYPEPAFFFYSSSAALGADNMNKMRELGYDYKQTYAGDGLKTTAKARNFFGQVNYKINDFIKSSTNVSTSYSYSDGFNPYYYFAPNPVNPSEIGVSRADQSTKDSKRTYFQLQQNFNADFKIGNVRNRTVAGFDYMRMNDNQFFMFTDFDWVPFNAANYANMNGETLAAKYKSLQGGPNFDRDNTYVSTGKKDVYSGYISNVITPVTGLNILTSLRYESVDFKGGQTGQNPTPAYTQGAWSPKLGIVYQIIQDKVSVFGNYQNSFTSNGYYISDANSNVTLSDPERANQFEGGFKASLIKGRISTTLSYYNIKVKNTLLNVGYTAQGRAIQRQAGSLTSQGVELEANAYLIKGFSVIAGVSYNDMKYTVADEPVMGRRPATASSPWLVNFNASYQFLDGNLKGLGFGVGGNYASDNKIVNSTTMGTFILPKYLVMNANVFYDTAKFRIGVKVDNFTNEYYWNGYTTANAQPLANVVGSFTYKF; from the coding sequence ATGAAAAATGTACTGATTTGTGCTTCTGCACTGGGAACAATGCTGGTTTCTGCCCAAAAAAAAGATTCATTGACCACAAAAAGCATTGATGAAGTAGTTATTAGTACGTATGTAAAGAAAGACAGTGATTACTCCAACAAAATGCCTTTAAAAGCCATAGAAGATCCACAAGTTTACTCTTCAATTGGTAAAGGAGTTTTAGAAAATCAATTGCTATTCACTGTAGATGATGCCTTCAGAAATGTAGCTGGTGCGCAGAAAATGTGGAGTGCAACCAACAGAGCAGGAGATGGTGGAATTTTTCTTAATTTAAGAGGATTTGTAGCAGGAAACTCTATAAGAAACGGAATGGTAGCTCCTATTACCACTTCAATGGATGCTATAAACATCGAAAGAATTGAAATTCTAAAAGGTCCTTCTGCCACTCTATTCGGAAGTAATGTGACCTCGTATGGAGGGGTTGTGAACAGAATCACTAAAAAGCCTTATGAAACATTTGGAGGTGCTTTATCTCTAGCCGGAGGAAGCTATAACTATTACAGAGTACAGGCAGATGTAAATGCCCCTGTTACCAATGACAAAAAATTATTGTTCAGGTTAAATACAGCCTATACCAATCAGGGAACATTCCAGAAAACCAATGCTAAAAATTCTTTTTATGCATTTACTCCTTCCCTTACCTATCGTCCTACAGAAAACCTAGAGATTAATGCAGAATTAGAAATGTTTGAAACCAATGCCTATCCAGAACCGGCATTTTTCTTCTATTCATCAAGTGCCGCACTTGGGGCTGACAACATGAATAAAATGAGGGAGCTTGGCTATGATTACAAGCAAACTTATGCTGGTGATGGTCTTAAAACAACGGCAAAAGCAAGAAATTTTTTCGGACAGGTTAATTATAAAATAAACGATTTTATCAAATCATCAACAAACGTAAGTACTTCATATTCTTACTCAGATGGTTTTAATCCATATTATTACTTTGCTCCAAACCCGGTCAATCCTTCTGAAATTGGGGTTTCAAGAGCAGACCAATCGACCAAGGACAGCAAAAGAACTTATTTCCAACTGCAACAGAATTTCAACGCTGATTTTAAAATCGGAAATGTAAGAAACAGAACAGTAGCGGGTTTCGATTATATGAGAATGAATGATAATCAGTTTTTCATGTTCACTGATTTTGACTGGGTTCCATTTAACGCTGCCAATTATGCTAACATGAATGGTGAAACTTTAGCTGCAAAGTATAAAAGTTTGCAAGGTGGACCTAATTTTGACCGTGATAACACCTATGTAAGCACAGGTAAAAAGGATGTCTACAGTGGATATATTTCCAATGTTATTACCCCTGTAACAGGCCTTAATATCCTTACTTCTTTACGATACGAGAGTGTCGATTTTAAAGGTGGTCAAACTGGACAAAACCCAACTCCAGCATATACTCAGGGTGCCTGGTCTCCCAAATTAGGGATTGTTTATCAGATTATTCAGGATAAAGTCTCTGTTTTCGGAAATTATCAGAATAGCTTCACAAGCAATGGATACTATATTTCAGATGCAAACTCCAACGTAACGCTTTCCGATCCAGAAAGAGCTAATCAATTTGAGGGTGGCTTCAAAGCAAGCCTTATTAAGGGAAGAATCAGCACAACCTTAAGCTATTACAATATCAAGGTAAAGAACACGCTCCTTAATGTTGGATATACAGCTCAGGGAAGAGCTATCCAAAGGCAGGCTGGTTCTTTAACAAGCCAAGGTGTTGAATTGGAAGCCAATGCTTACCTAATCAAAGGGTTCTCAGTAATTGCAGGAGTAAGCTATAATGATATGAAGTATACGGTAGCTGATGAGCCTGTTATGGGAAGAAGACCTGCAACAGCTTCATCTCCATGGTTGGTTAATTTCAATGCAAGCTATCAGTTCTTAGACGGAAATTTAAAAGGTCTCGGATTTGGTGTTGGAGGAAATTATGCCAGCGATAACAAAATTGTCAATTCCACAACAATGGGAACATTTATCCTTCCAAAATATCTTGTTATGAATGCCAATGTATTCTATGATACTGCAAAATTCAGAATTGGAGTAAAAGTAGACAACTTTACCAACGAATATTACTGGAACGGATATACTACTGCCAACGCACAGCCACTTGCTAATGTAGTGGGAAGCTTTACTTATAAATTCTAA